GATCTCAACGTATTTCCCTTCTAAAGAGCGTGGTCGTGCAACGGCCATTCAATCAACAGTAAATACCTTAGGGCCAGCATTAGCCGTTATTGTTGCGGCGAGTATTATTGGTGCTTTTGGCTGGCATATGGTGTTTATTGTTTTAGGTATTCCGGGTTTATTAATTGCTGCAGGTATTTACTTCTTCACTCGTGATAATCCAAAAGATCACCCAAGTATTACTCAGCAAGATCTCGATGAATTAGCGGCAGATGGTACATTAACGGATAAACCGGTTGAAGCCGTACCTTTTAAAGACGTTTTAAAAATGCCAGTGTTGTGGCAAATGGCAGCGATTTGGCTTTTGTTTGATATTACCTTCTGGGGATTCTCAACATGGCTACCAAGTTATTTAATTACTGTTCGTGAATTCTCTTTGGCTAAAACCGGGGTAATGGCGGCTATTCCATTCTTATTTGGTGCTGGTGGTACATTATTAGGTGGTTATGTTTCTGATAAATGTAAATCACAGCGTAAATGGTTATATATGGTTACCGCAGTAATTGCAGCAGGCTTCTTATATATGACATATACCGTTGAAAGTGCGGATATGGCTGTTGTATATCAGTGTATTTCAGCATTATTTATGTTCTTCGCCATGGCAATGTTCTGGGGTATTTTAATGGATACTATCCCGAATAAAATCATGGGCCGAGCTTCAGGAATTGTTAACTTCGGTGGTCAAATGGCGGGAGTTGTTTCAGCACCGGTTATGGGCTTCTTAATTAAAGCGAGTGGTGGCAGTTATGACAGTGCATTTATATTTATGATAGTTGCATTAGTCGCCTCTGCTGTAGTGACATTCACTGTTAAAATGAGAAATACACCAGCACCCGTTTAATTAATCAGTATTAATAACGTTTATATTTAAATAAGTGTGATGTTATTAAAAGAAATAAGATTAATTAAATAAAATAAATGTATTAACTGTAAGATTTATTTATTAAAACTCACTATACGCTTTATTGATTTTTTAATTTAAAAAATCTTATTGCAGGATACTTTTGTCTTAAAAAAGCCACGATTAAAAATCGTGGCTTTGCTTTTGTTAGATTAATGACATTATTTGTTTATTAGAACAAAGTCATTACCACTAAAACAGAGTGTGGCATCGCCACGAATAACTCGGTGATGGGCAATATGGCGTTGGCTATTTAATGAGGCGTGTTGCTTCATCATATAAGCCTCTAAATGCCATGCAATAAGTTGTTTAGCAAGCTTTTTATTGGCGTGCTGACTACGCTCTGATTGCACTTTTACACTAATGCCTGTGGCAATATGTGTTGCTCTGATCGCAGATTCTGTTTTGTTAACATGCTGACCACCGGGGCCATTGGAACGCATGGTTTCAAAGACAATTTCTTTGTCGTTAATTTCATCAGGTTGTTCAAAACAGGCAACACCAATAAACCAGTTTTTACGCTTATGCCGTGGTCGTAACGTGCTTGTGCATTGCCATTGTACTGAACCTGTCCACTGTTGGGCGATAGTTTGTGCATCAGCACCTTCAAGAGACACTAACGCAGATTTTAAGCCATAACGTGAAGGCTCTTTTTCAAGGATTGTTACGTTAACTTTTTGTTTTAACGTTGATTTCAAAAAGTAATTTAAGGCTTTTTCAACCGCTAAACAGCACTCTTCAGGGCCTTGTGCAGAGGTGAATTGTAATAACATTACGCCATCTCTCCACTGGTTTTGTAGGTGATCACCGGTTTTAAACGTGCAATGACTTCGATTAATCCAATACTCACCATACTTTCAATCACTGTCTCAATTGATTTATAAGATTGTGGTGCTTCTTCATAAATCAGTTGTTTATTGGCACAAATAATACGGCTACCTAATGCAGTTCGTGAAAGTTGTAAGGGTGTAAAACGGTGTGATAAACGGCCTTTACACTCTGTTCGCATCCATTTTCTGCCAGCACCATGCGGTAATGAATGAAGGCTTAATTCAGACACAATAGGCTTAACAATATAACTGTAATCACCGCGTGAACCCGGAATAACGACCATATCGTGATGTGCCGGTGTTGCACCTTTTCGATGTAACCAGCCTTGTTGACCATGTAATTCGCAAGGCTCTACAAGATTATGATTTACATCAGAAATAACCTCACCTTGAGTACGGATTTGGCGCATCATTCTTTCACCAATAAGGCGACGATTAATCTTTGCATAATCAAGTGCATTATTGTGGAGCTTGCAAATATTCATTTGCATCTTCGGTGTTAGCAACCAGTCCTTTATGACCAAACTGTTCTGTATGAGCACGTAAGATAGATTGTCCTAAACCTCTCGATCCGCTGTGAACGAGTAGCAATAACTGTTTTTTATTGATACCACTTTCAGCGAAAAGGGTTTCATTGATCACTTGGTCAATTTGTTGGAATTCAGCAAAGTGATTACCACCACCAATAGAGCCTAAAGATCCAGCAAAAGGGTGGTTTTGCATTTCAGTCGGTAGATGTGCTTCTAACCATTCTGACGGTGCGATATCACTCATTTCACTCAACTGTTTTTCTGCTTTATCTAAGTTAAGTTTGCTGTTTTTAAATTCAGTTTGAAAGAGTGTCATACCACAGCCAATATCATTTCCGACTAAGGCAGGGTAAAAACGATTAACAGAAAAAAAGGCTGCGCCAATAGGATAACCGCGACCAGGATGTAGGTCTGGCATACCTGTCACATAAGTCATATCAGGAAGTTGAGCCGTTGTTTCTAGTTGTTGGATTGCTTTGCTTTCAATCCAAGTATTATCCGATGCGATATAACAAACGCTATCAGATAAATAATGAACACACTTGTCCATATACCAATCCATATAATGTAAAGGATAAAAAAATAAATTGATTGGCGGACAGCAAAAAGAAGGAAAAAAGGATTACTTCTGAGATTGTCCGCAAAGAGTATTCATATTTGTAGTTGTCATGGGATACCTCCTTGCGTTAATTAAAATAAGTGAAAAATAATAAATCGCTGGCATAGTAACCACTTTTTCTCGCTTTAGCAATTAAAAAAATGGTGTGAATTTTCTTTATTTTTATAAAAGAAGATAAATATAATTTATTTAATTTAAGACTAACTTTTCTTTATTATCTATTTTAGTTAGCACTCTATTTTTAATTAATAAATCACTTTTACTGAGCTTTTTCGGCAATAATCTTCGTAATCATCCGTTAATTTTCTATCTGTGATAATAACATCAAACTGAGCTAAATCGCCCATATTGCCTGTGGCGGCTTCATCAAAATAGTGGTATTTAGTGAGTAAGACCTTACGAATAGATTTATCCATCGCTTTTTTCTTCATATAAAGATCGTCGATGTTATAACAGGTAACGCCAAAATCGAGATGAACACCTTCAGCTGAAATAAAGGCTTTTTTAGGATTAATACTATCAAGATAAGAAGGTTGGGTAGGGTTGTAGAAGGAGTCACTTTTAGGACGATATTCGCCTCCGCAGAGTAATACAGTGGCATTTTTTTTCTGGCTTAATGCCAAAAATACTCGATGAGAATAGCAGATCCCTGTGAAATGCAGGTTATCGGGAATAAGCTCAATCAGTGTAGGAATAAATTGCCCATTATCGAAAAAAAGAACATCTCCGTCAGAAACCATACCTGCGGCAAGATTTGGAATATGAAGTTCTTCAGTTTGATCCGGTGTAATAATATCAGAGGATGTTGAAATTAACCCTGAATGAGGCTGGGATAATGCAACAACATAACCACCTAATAATGACATCGGAAAAGGGTTTTCGGCGTCAGAACTGAGATCGCGTCTAATTGTCATTTCAGAAACTTCAAGGATCCTCGCGGCATCTTTAAGATGTATGCGACCTGAGCGTTTTATACATTCACTGAGGCGGCGCAAACGTTCGTGCTGTTTGGTCTCTATCACCGAGGGATCCTTGTGTTATCGAATAGCGTACTCCAAAAAATATACGCTAAATAATTAGTAGTTTGATTCAGGCGCATCTGAATCTGTTGCGATAGCGACACTTGCGCTAGCACCGATACGAGTTGCACCTGCTTTGATCATGTTTAATGCTGTTTGGCGATCGCGAACACCACCAGACGCTTTTACGCCCACTTCGTCACCCACCGTTTTACGCATTAATGCAACATGATGTTCTGTGGCACCCATTGTACTGTATCCTGTTGATGTTTTCACAAAATCAACGCGGATCTCACGACACATTTCACAAACTAAACGTACTTCGTCGTCAGATAATAAGCAAGTTTCTAAAATAACTTTCAGAGTTGTATTACCACAAGCTGCTTTTACTGCTTCAATATCTTGTTTTACGAAGTCTAAACGACCGCTTTTTAACATACCGATATTGATAACCATATCGACTTCTTGTGCACCTTGGCGAATAGCTTCAGCTGCTTCAAATGCTTTTGTTGCTGTTAAACCCGCACCGAATGGAAAGTCGATAACACAACATACTTTTACATCACTTCCTGCAAGGCAAGTTCTTGCTAAAGGGATGTAAGAAGTGTTAATACAAACAGAGAAGAAACCATGTTCTACTGCTTCAGCACACAATTTCTTGATTTGTGCTTCAGTTGTATCTGCAGCAAGAAGGGTATGATCGATATAATTAGCTAATGGACGCATTGTATATTCCTTAATAAGAAGATTGTTATTTATCACTAATGTTAATTTGCCAACATATTAGTGCTGTTTTAACGGGATAACAATCACAAATGATAATAAAATAACATTATATTGTTATGTATCTATCAAAACGTCACTATTTTCACATTTATAAATTTCACATAAGAGTAAGAGGCGCTATGGATATCGCAGTGATTGGTTCAAATATGGTGGATTTGATCACCTATATAGATAGGATGCCAAAAGAGGGGGAAACCCTTGAGGCGCCGGCATTTAAGATTGGTTGTGGCGGTAAAGGGGCTAATCAAGCGGTTGCTGCCGCTAAATTAAATTCAAAAGTGATGATGTTAACAAAGGTCGGCGATGATATTTTCGCGGATAATACCATCATGAATTTAGGATCTTATGGCATTAATACACGCTATGTTGAAAAAGTACCAGGTACAACAAGTGGTGTTGCACCTATTTTTGTGACTTCCCAATCATCAAATAGTATTTTAATTGTTAAGGGTGCCAATCAACATTTGTCACCAGAAGATATTGATAGAGCGGCAGATAGCCTGAAAAAATGCAAAATAATTGTACTGCAATTAGAAATCCCGCTTGAAACGGTCTATCACGCCATTGAGTTTGGTAACAAACACCATATTCCTGTGTTATTTAACCCAGCACCCGCTTCAAAAGCGCTCGATCTTGATATTGCAGCCCGTTGTGACTTTTTTGTTCCGAATGAAACCGAGCTTGAAATATTGACAGGTATGCCAATCACCACAATGGATGAAATTCGCGAAGCTGCTTGCTCTTTACTACAAAAAGGTTTTAAGAATGTCATCGTCACATTAGGTGAAAAGGGCGCATTATGGATGAATGGTGAAATTGAAAAATATATTCCTGCCATTAAAGTGGATGCAATAGACACCAGTGGAGCAGGCGATGCCTTTATTGGTTGTTTTTCCCATTATTATGTTCACACTAATAATATTGAAGAAGCTTTAAATAAAGCCGTGATGTTTTCAGGCTTGAGTGTTACTGGAAAAGGCACACAATCTTCTTATCCGAGTATTGAAGAGTTTGGGCAGTTTTTGTCGCAAGCAAAGTAATATCCTTTTTCATAATCATTTCTTTCTATTCTCTCAGTTATCTCACCCATAAGATAATTGAGAGGACCACTTTAAAATCAACCAATTAAATTAGATTAATAATTTTGTTAGGTTTTCTCTGCGAAAAAACATCTAGCAGTATGTGATTTATTTCACATCATTATGATAAACAGAATTGAAATGTAATTTCATGTGATGTATCTTTATTTGAAATTTGATTTCAAAGGTTGTTGTGATGAAAGAAGATGCATTGAGCCAATGTCTTAAAAATGAAAGTAACCAAGAAACAACCCAATTTTCAGAGTTAAGTGCGTTGGAATTGGTCACATTAATCAATAGTGCAGATATGACTGTTGCACAAGCAGTTAAAAAAGAATTACCTATAATTGCCAAGGTCGTAGAAAAAATTACTGAGTGCTTACAAAGAGGAGGGCGTATTTTTTATGTTGGCGCGGGAACAAGTGGTCGATTAGCTGTATTAGATAGTGCGGAATGCCCGCCGACTTTTGGGGTATCTCCTACATTAGTGCAGGCGATTATTGCAGGAGGGCATGATGCAATGCTAAAAGCGGTTGAAAATATTGAAGACAGCCGAGAAGCCGCAATTGAAGAACTTCAGCGTCGTAATCTCTGTGATAAAGATGTGGTTATTGGTATTGCGGCAAGTGGTCGAACTCCTTTTACTGTCGCAGCTTTACAATATGGTAAAAAAATCAAAGCATTGACGGTATCTATTACTACGCGTGGTAAAAGTATGATGAGTGAAATTGCAGATTTATCCATTGCGCCAGACGTAGGCGCTGAGGTTTTAACAGGCTCCACTAGAATGAAAAGTGGTACAGCTCAAAAAATGATTTTAGGGATGTTAAGCACAAGCGTCATGACTAAGCTTGGAAAAGTGCATAAAAATCTAATGGTAGACGTGATTGCAAGTAATGAGAAATTGCAACGTCGTGCTGAAGGTATTGTCAGTGAAGTGTGTGGCATTTCTAATGAAAGAGCTAGAACATTGCTAAAAATGGTGAATTATCATCCTAGAAAAGCCATTTTGATGTATGAGCTTCATCTGAGCGTGGAGAAAGTTGATCAAATCACACAGCAATATCCTTATCGCTCACTACAACAGCAACTCGCCCTATTTAATTAATAACAATATGAGTCAATACTCAACATTTTAGCAGGCACCTATATGGCTAATAAAATAGAACATCTCGATACGTTAGCAATAGAAATAGAAAAACAGGCGGGTGGGTTTCAAAATGTGGTAACCCTAACACATTGCATGACCCGCATTCGATTGATTTTAAAAGATAGCTCGCTATTTAATGCCGATGCTTTAAAACAAGTCGAAGGTGTTAAAGGTGTTGTATTTAATGGCGAACAGCATCAAGTGATTGTCGGAATGGGAACGGCGGCAAAAGTGTATTCCATTATGAATAAACGGATGCAAAAAAACTCAACAAGTAATGAGGAAGTGTCTGAATCAACACCGGTGAAAAAAGGCTTCTCAATTCGTCGTATGCTAAATACATTAGCGGCTATTTTTGTTCCTACCATTCCTGCATTAATTGGCTGTGGTTTGATCATGGGGCTAATTAATATTATTCGTTTAGTAGCTCCTGGTTTGGTCGAGCAATTCCCCGAGCTATTTAAATTATTCAAATTGATCGGTAGTACGGTATTTGCCTATCTCTCTATTATGATCGGGATAAATACAGCTAAAGAGTTAGGGGCATCGACTTCGATTGGTGCGGTAATGGCTGGATTATTAGCCATGCCAGGGCTTGCTGATATCACTTTATTTGGTGAGAAATTACAGCCAAACAGTGGCGGGATTTTTGCGGTATTAATGGTGGTTGTATTCTCTTCAAAATTAGAACTATGGTTTCGTCGTATTGTTAAAGAGAGCCTTGATCTTATCTTAACACCGTTTGTGACTATTTTAATTTCTTCGCTTGTCGCAATTATGATATTCCAACCTATTGGTCATTATCTTAATCAGTTATTAGCTCAAGGCGTCTCATTATCGTTATTAAGCCAAGGTGGTGGTGCTGTTGTAACTGGAGCCACGTTAGGGGGAAGTTTCTTATTTTTACTCTTAACAGGATTACATCAAGGGTTAATTCCTATTCATACCGAAATCTTAAATACCTTTGGTTTAAATTATCTATTCCCTATTTTAGCAATGGGGGGAATGGGGCAAGTAGGAGCGTGCTTTTGGGTTTACTTGCGTACTAAAAACCAACGTTTAAAGAAAACATTAATGGGTGCATTGCCTGTGGGTATTTTTGGTGTTGGTGAGCCGTTATTATTTGGTGTTTCTCTTCCATTAGGTAAACCTTTTGTGGCGGGATGTATTGGTGGTGCGGCCGGTGGGGCATTAATGGCATATTTCCAAGTTGGGATCATTATTCCATTTGGTACTGCTGGGTTATCATTAATTCCATTAGTGGGAGATGGGCAAATTATTAAGTTCCTGATAGCGGTATTAGGTGCATGGATTGTCGGCTTTATTGCCAGTATGCTAATGGGATTTACGGATCCAGAGAAATAAGTTAGAAATAAAAAGGATAATAGAATGTCGACACTGACCAAAAAGCTTGAAAGTTTGCGAATACAAGGCAAAGGCACAGAACAACGTATTGCTCATTATCTATTAGAGAATAGTGAAAATATCGCCAGTATGAATGCGGCTGAGCTGGCACTTAAAGCGGGTGTAAGTAGTGCTTCTGTTATCCGTTTCTCTCGCCAAATGGGATATCGAGGTTATCCTGAATTTAAAATTGATTACCTTTCAGAAGAAAAGCAGCAGAAAAGCAGTGGCGATATTCTTTATGGTAATTTAGCGAAAACAGACTCGACTGAATTGATTATTTCCAAAACAGGGCATCTGTTTACCAGCGCTATTTTAGATTCATTGGCGTTGTTAGATCCAAAGCGTATTGATCTACTGGCTGAAAAAATGGTCTCAGCTAAACGCATTGTTCTGTTTGGTATTGGTGCCTCTGCGGTTGTCGCGAGTGATATTTTTCATAAGCTTATTCGCGTGAATAAAAACGTCTTATTTAGTTCAGATCTTCATGCTCAACTGGCTTATTCTGCCAATTTATCAGCGGATGATTTTGCGATTGCAGTTACTGCACGAGGTAATACTGCGGATATTAATCGGATGCTAAAATCAGCAAAAAATGAAGGCTGTTTAACTGTGGCATTGACTCGTTTTGGGCAAGATGAAGCAACTCGTTTATCTGACTACACATTGCCTTATTTTTTATGACGAGCAACATTCTCAATTGGGGGTGATTACCCCTCAAGTTTTACAGATGGTAGTTTTTGATGTGTTGTTTTTTAAATATATGACATTGGCGAGTGAGTCAGCAGAAAAAGCCTTATTAAAAGGGCGAGAAGCTGTTATGCAAGGAAATCAGTAATGTTACTTATCACTACATTAGCGGTAGGTGCTGTTATTGGTTTAATTATTAGCACAACAGGTGTGGGTGGCGGTGTTATAGTTTTACCTGTATTGACGTATTTTTTTGGTATGAATGCATTAATGGCAGTAGCGACAGCCAATTTATTATCGATGTTGATGAAAGTTACTTCATCTTATATGCATTTTCGTCTTGGTAATATTCCCTTTAAAAGAGCCATGCTGGTATTAGGAATAATGCTACCAAGTACCTTTTTAGCCAGTGTTTTTGTTAATTATTTAGGTTCATTAGAGCAGTATCAGCAACAAGTAGAATGGGGAATTAATGCGCTTGTAGTGGGTGCGATTATTTTTTCTCTCATACTCTTTGTACAGAGAATGTTTTTCTCATTACCTCCCGTTGTGCTTGAGAATACAAAGCTAGCCCCTTTAAATATTAAAGCACTCTTAATGCCTGCGATTGTGGCTGGGATTATTTTAGGCGCAACAGGGGTTGGTGGTGGTGTGGTGGTTTTACCGCTCTTGCTACGCTATGCCAACCTTTCTATTAAGCAAGCGATTGGTACTTCTATCTTTACTACGACATTGTTATCGGGATCGTCAGCACTGGCTTATATGCAGGATGGACATACTGATATTCACTTGGCGCTTATATTATTTTTAGGATCGTTGCTCTCTATTCCTCTATCTAAATGGCTATTGATAAGAATGCCTGATAAAGTATTTCAGTATGCAACACTAATTTTAATTATTTGTAGTGCTGTGATGATGTTGGCAAAATTATTCTAGTGTTGAAATGTATAATTAATGTTAATTATAAAAAAAGAATAAAATAATAGATAGATAGATAGAATTGATTTTTTTATTAGGTGTTTTTTTTATCTTATTCATTTAATTGAAGTCGTCGATAATATAAATATAATTTCTCTCTTTTATTTTTGTGTTAATGAAATGTACTATTAACGCTTTATTTTCCCAGAAAATGATTTTAGTCATAAATAGATAATTGAGATAACAATCATATTAATATTAATTACGATGTGTTTCACTGGGATCCTCATTTAATACCTATAAGTGAAGGTACTAGTATTATGGAAAATAATAATAGGAAAACACCTCATATTAGACGTATTGTCCATATTATGATGTATAAACAACGTCAGTGCTTCCATTTCTCCGTTTTTAACGGGTAAGTCCTCTTTCTACACGATAAAAATATAAAATATCTTTCCTAATAACATACGTTATTGGGTGATTGTTCTATTTTTTAAATAACACACTATTTTTTACTCTATTATTATCAAAATAATTAGGAGATAGGATTATTATGTCTATTAATATTAAAGGTAGAAGTTTTTTAAAATTACTCGATTTTTCATCTGCTGAAATTCAATATTTATTAAAGCTTTCTAAATATTTTAAATCATTAAAAATGGCAGGTATTCCTCACCGCTCTTTAGAAGGTAAAAATATCGTTTTATTATTTGAAAAAACCTCAACACGTACACGTTGTGCCTTTGAAGTTGCGGGTTA
This genomic stretch from Proteus vulgaris harbors:
- the murQ_2 gene encoding phosphosugar binding/isomerase encodes the protein MKEDALSQCLKNESNQETTQFSELSALELVTLINSADMTVAQAVKKELPIIAKVVEKITECLQRGGRIFYVGAGTSGRLAVLDSAECPPTFGVSPTLVQAIIAGGHDAMLKAVENIEDSREAAIEELQRRNLCDKDVVIGIAASGRTPFTVAALQYGKKIKALTVSITTRGKSMMSEIADLSIAPDVGAEVLTGSTRMKSGTAQKMILGMLSTSVMTKLGKVHKNLMVDVIASNEKLQRRAEGIVSEVCGISNERARTLLKMVNYHPRKAILMYELHLSVEKVDQITQQYPYRSLQQQLALFN
- the deoR_1 gene encoding deoxyribose operon repressor, giving the protein MIETKQHERLRRLSECIKRSGRIHLKDAARILEVSEMTIRRDLSSDAENPFPMSLLGGYVVALSQPHSGLISTSSDIITPDQTEELHIPNLAAGMVSDGDVLFFDNGQFIPTLIELIPDNLHFTGICYSHRVFLALSQKKNATVLLCGGEYRPKSDSFYNPTQPSYLDSINPKKAFISAEGVHLDFGVTCYNIDDLYMKKKAMDKSIRKVLLTKYHYFDEAATGNMGDLAQFDVIITDRKLTDDYEDYCRKSSVKVIY
- the murR_2 gene encoding phosphosugar-binding transcriptional regulator, whose translation is MSTLTKKLESLRIQGKGTEQRIAHYLLENSENIASMNAAELALKAGVSSASVIRFSRQMGYRGYPEFKIDYLSEEKQQKSSGDILYGNLAKTDSTELIISKTGHLFTSAILDSLALLDPKRIDLLAEKMVSAKRIVLFGIGASAVVASDIFHKLIRVNKNVLFSSDLHAQLAYSANLSADDFAIAVTARGNTADINRMLKSAKNEGCLTVALTRFGQDEATRLSDYTLPYFL
- the deoC_2 gene encoding deoxyribose-phosphate aldolase, giving the protein MRPLANYIDHTLLAADTTEAQIKKLCAEAVEHGFFSVCINTSYIPLARTCLAGSDVKVCCVIDFPFGAGLTATKAFEAAEAIRQGAQEVDMVINIGMLKSGRLDFVKQDIEAVKAACGNTTLKVILETCLLSDDEVRLVCEMCREIRVDFVKTSTGYSTMGATEHHVALMRKTVGDEVGVKASGGVRDRQTALNMIKAGATRIGASASVAIATDSDAPESNY
- the prfH gene encoding putative peptide chain release factor; this encodes MLLQFTSAQGPEECCLAVEKALNYFLKSTLKQKVNVTILEKEPSRYGLKSALVSLEGADAQTIAQQWTGSVQWQCTSTLRPRHKRKNWFIGVACFEQPDEINDKEIVFETMRSNGPGGQHVNKTESAIRATHIATGISVKVQSERSQHANKKLAKQLIAWHLEAYMMKQHASLNSQRHIAHHRVIRGDATLCFSGNDFVLINK
- the rtcB_1 gene encoding RNA-splicing ligase RtcB, with product MQMNICKLHNNALDYAKINRRLIGERMMRQIRTQGEVISDVNHNLVEPCELHGQQGWLHRKGATPAHHDMVVIPGSRGDYSYIVKPIVSELSLHSLPHGAGRKWMRTECKGRLSHRFTPLQLSRTALGSRIICANKQLIYEEAPQSYKSIETVIESMVSIGLIEVIARLKPVITYKTSGEMA
- the deoK gene encoding deoxyribokinase: MDIAVIGSNMVDLITYIDRMPKEGETLEAPAFKIGCGGKGANQAVAAAKLNSKVMMLTKVGDDIFADNTIMNLGSYGINTRYVEKVPGTTSGVAPIFVTSQSSNSILIVKGANQHLSPEDIDRAADSLKKCKIIVLQLEIPLETVYHAIEFGNKHHIPVLFNPAPASKALDLDIAARCDFFVPNETELEILTGMPITTMDEIREAACSLLQKGFKNVIVTLGEKGALWMNGEIEKYIPAIKVDAIDTSGAGDAFIGCFSHYYVHTNNIEEALNKAVMFSGLSVTGKGTQSSYPSIEEFGQFLSQAK
- the garP_2 gene encoding MFS-family transporter → MSSNIIPDLQPKKTWKARYTVLSLIWLAWLLSFLDRMVMSVSLPFIGRDLNLDTTQQGLIISAFFVGYAAFQIPGGFLADRFGARKIMAIGIAWWSVFTSLTGMVFTLPLMLAVRFLFGIGEGCFPSASWKMISTYFPSKERGRATAIQSTVNTLGPALAVIVAASIIGAFGWHMVFIVLGIPGLLIAAGIYFFTRDNPKDHPSITQQDLDELAADGTLTDKPVEAVPFKDVLKMPVLWQMAAIWLLFDITFWGFSTWLPSYLITVREFSLAKTGVMAAIPFLFGAGGTLLGGYVSDKCKSQRKWLYMVTAVIAAGFLYMTYTVESADMAVVYQCISALFMFFAMAMFWGILMDTIPNKIMGRASGIVNFGGQMAGVVSAPVMGFLIKASGGSYDSAFIFMIVALVASAVVTFTVKMRNTPAPV
- a CDS encoding Sulfite exporter TauE/SafE — its product is MLLITTLAVGAVIGLIISTTGVGGGVIVLPVLTYFFGMNALMAVATANLLSMLMKVTSSYMHFRLGNIPFKRAMLVLGIMLPSTFLASVFVNYLGSLEQYQQQVEWGINALVVGAIIFSLILFVQRMFFSLPPVVLENTKLAPLNIKALLMPAIVAGIILGATGVGGGVVVLPLLLRYANLSIKQAIGTSIFTTTLLSGSSALAYMQDGHTDIHLALILFLGSLLSIPLSKWLLIRMPDKVFQYATLILIICSAVMMLAKLF
- a CDS encoding PTS system EIIBC component, which produces MANKIEHLDTLAIEIEKQAGGFQNVVTLTHCMTRIRLILKDSSLFNADALKQVEGVKGVVFNGEQHQVIVGMGTAAKVYSIMNKRMQKNSTSNEEVSESTPVKKGFSIRRMLNTLAAIFVPTIPALIGCGLIMGLINIIRLVAPGLVEQFPELFKLFKLIGSTVFAYLSIMIGINTAKELGASTSIGAVMAGLLAMPGLADITLFGEKLQPNSGGIFAVLMVVVFSSKLELWFRRIVKESLDLILTPFVTILISSLVAIMIFQPIGHYLNQLLAQGVSLSLLSQGGGAVVTGATLGGSFLFLLLTGLHQGLIPIHTEILNTFGLNYLFPILAMGGMGQVGACFWVYLRTKNQRLKKTLMGALPVGIFGVGEPLLFGVSLPLGKPFVAGCIGGAAGGALMAYFQVGIIIPFGTAGLSLIPLVGDGQIIKFLIAVLGAWIVGFIASMLMGFTDPEK
- the rtcB_2 gene encoding RNA-splicing ligase RtcB, encoding MDKCVHYLSDSVCYIASDNTWIESKAIQQLETTAQLPDMTYVTGMPDLHPGRGYPIGAAFFSVNRFYPALVGNDIGCGMTLFQTEFKNSKLNLDKAEKQLSEMSDIAPSEWLEAHLPTEMQNHPFAGSLGSIGGGNHFAEFQQIDQVINETLFAESGINKKQLLLLVHSGSRGLGQSILRAHTEQFGHKGLVANTEDANEYLQAPQ
- a CDS encoding phosphosugar-binding transcriptional regulator, with the protein product MKQLVYLTTHCLIFYDEQHSQLGVITPQVLQMVVFDVLFFKYMTLASESAEKALLKGREAVMQGNQ